The following proteins come from a genomic window of Marinihelvus fidelis:
- a CDS encoding response regulator yields the protein MVEDDSRKSDQIKDAIDNLTGSKGVNVADSWQSGLLMLKSDEWDFLVLDISIPQFSGKGDEGRFRHFGGMEILEELERVEKLIPFVVITGFDEIGHGEDKKSFNELKSDLLRQYPSFCRGVVRFKPSSTWRHELSLVMEAF from the coding sequence GTGGTTGAAGACGATTCACGGAAGAGCGATCAGATAAAGGATGCGATTGACAATTTGACTGGTTCGAAAGGGGTTAATGTGGCTGATTCATGGCAATCGGGTTTATTGATGCTTAAGAGTGACGAGTGGGATTTTCTGGTTCTTGACATTTCGATTCCTCAGTTTTCCGGAAAAGGAGATGAAGGGCGTTTTAGGCACTTCGGAGGGATGGAGATACTCGAAGAATTAGAAAGAGTCGAAAAATTGATTCCTTTTGTCGTTATCACTGGATTTGATGAAATTGGCCATGGTGAAGACAAGAAGTCGTTTAACGAGCTCAAGTCCGATCTGCTTCGGCAGTACCCGAGCTTTTGCCGCGGCGTTGTCAGGTTCAAACCAAGTTCTACGTGGCGGCATGAACTTTCATTGGTAATGGAAGCATTCTGA
- a CDS encoding phosphorylase family protein has protein sequence MTGLKVLIVDDNPVKAREISREILGIDLEASVDVANTVNEAKRKLVDWYDVLFLDLVLPLRDGEEPRSGSGIELLGEIEENDRFRLPPHVFAISEYGDQIEQHSEHFENRILGLLAYDETSNEWKKKLRNRLGYLLESRRRREASVSDGYDVDVAIICALRDPELKQVLALSDSWSDEVPFNDTTRYWRTELQPQENSISVVACHVGDMGSTPCAILCSKVVRLFRPKFLILTGICAGMKETGLGDVLVGDPVWNYLSGKLCQEEGLLKLYAAPKQLRLDPRVIPIIEKVEDSGVVKEAYDSWKQAKPQFSPKVHIGPIVSGSSVVADDSGNIQDMVLSQNRKTVGLEMEAYGAMYAASVAPAPPPIAIVVKSVCDFADGTKNDDYQDYAAYTSARFCAHLIPNLVSNLNP, from the coding sequence ATGACCGGACTGAAAGTTCTTATTGTCGACGACAATCCAGTCAAAGCGAGAGAGATTTCTCGAGAAATATTAGGAATTGATCTTGAAGCATCAGTAGATGTCGCTAATACCGTAAATGAAGCCAAGAGAAAGCTTGTAGATTGGTATGACGTGCTGTTCTTGGATCTTGTCTTGCCCTTAAGGGATGGTGAAGAGCCAAGATCGGGCTCCGGGATTGAATTGTTGGGGGAAATCGAAGAGAACGACCGGTTTCGTTTACCTCCTCATGTTTTCGCTATTTCAGAGTATGGAGATCAGATAGAACAACACAGTGAACACTTCGAAAATCGAATTCTGGGGTTGCTCGCGTATGATGAAACATCGAATGAATGGAAGAAAAAACTTCGAAACCGGTTAGGTTATTTGTTGGAATCAAGGCGCCGCCGAGAAGCGTCTGTTTCTGATGGTTACGACGTCGATGTAGCTATCATATGTGCGCTTCGCGATCCGGAATTGAAACAAGTGCTCGCGTTGAGTGATAGTTGGAGCGATGAAGTTCCATTTAATGACACGACTCGGTATTGGCGAACAGAACTGCAACCTCAAGAAAACAGCATTAGTGTTGTGGCCTGTCATGTTGGCGACATGGGATCTACACCATGTGCAATCTTGTGTTCAAAGGTCGTGCGTTTGTTTAGGCCAAAGTTCCTGATTCTCACCGGAATTTGCGCAGGAATGAAGGAAACAGGTTTGGGGGACGTTTTAGTCGGAGACCCGGTTTGGAATTACCTTTCTGGCAAGTTGTGTCAGGAGGAGGGACTCTTAAAGCTTTATGCAGCGCCTAAGCAACTAAGGCTTGATCCGAGGGTGATTCCAATAATAGAAAAGGTCGAAGACTCGGGTGTTGTGAAGGAAGCGTACGATAGTTGGAAACAGGCCAAGCCACAATTTAGCCCGAAAGTTCATATTGGACCAATTGTTAGTGGTTCATCGGTTGTCGCTGATGACTCTGGGAATATTCAAGATATGGTGCTTTCTCAAAACCGCAAAACTGTTGGGCTAGAAATGGAAGCATACGGAGCAATGTACGCGGCATCTGTAGCGCCTGCACCACCACCAATTGCAATCGTTGTTAAATCAGTATGTGACTTCGCGGATGGAACTAAGAATGATGACTATCAAGACTACGCTGCATACACGAGCGCAAGGTTCTGTGCTCATTTAATTCCAAACTTGGTGTCCAACTTAAATCCATGA